In Natrinema amylolyticum, the DNA window CTCGCGGCTCCGGATCTCACCACTCGAGCGTCGGTCTACCGGTCGACGCGGTCCGGAAAGAAACAAGAGGATAGAGCGACTTACTCCGAGACCGTCAGTTCGCCGTAATCGAACTCCTCGCCCATCTCGGAGAGGGTCTCGAGCTCGTCTTGTTCCTCGCGGAGGGTCTGCTCTAAGGTGTCGGCGGCGTCGTCCATGCCGAGCTGGTCGGCCATCGGGATCAGGTTCCCGTAGACGGCGATCTCGTAGTGTTCGGACTTCTGCCCGGCGGCGATGTTGAACCGGTCGATGGCCTCCTGACTGGGATCTTTGTCCATGAACTCCTCGTGGGCCTCGATCATCCCCTCGACGACCGGGTCTTCTTCACCTTCCGCGGAGGCGTCGACCTGCTCGAATACCTCCTCGAGACGGTCGATGTGATTCTGGGTCTCCTCGCGGTGTTCCGCGAATCCCGACGTGAGTTCCTCGTTCGAGGAGGTCTGCTCGAGTTCCTCGAGCGCGTCGACGAGGCGCTGTTCGGTGTGGTACGCGTGCTTGAGTCCGTCTACGAAGAGGTCTTCGGTTGAGTCTATAGTCATAAGCGCTCGTCCGAGTGGACAGCGCTGAGTTCAATAAGCGGGCGGCTTGCGTCTGAGGCGGCCGATAGTGGCCCGTTCAGGCGCTGTACGGCGACCGGAGAGGACTGCGAGACTAGTTGGATTCGCAGATCGCCAGGAAGTTCTCGAAGATCTCGTCGCCCTCCTCGGTGTGGGCGACCTCGGGGTGCCACTGAACGCCGTAGAGATCGCGGTCGGTGTCGCTCATCGCCTCGACGTCGCAGACGTCGCTTCTCGCGGTCAGTTCGAAGCCTTCCGGCAGTTCCGTGACCTCGTCGGCGTGGCTCGCCCAGACGCGGGTCTCGGGATGCAGCGAGCCGGTCAGCGGGTCGTCGTCGTCGACGATGTCGACGGTCACGTCCGCGTAGCCGCCGTACTCACCGCTTCCGACGCTGCCGCCGAGTTCCGCGGCGATCAGTTGCATTCCCAGGCAGATGCCCAGCACCGGGATGTCCGCCTCGAGATAGTCGGCGGAGTTTCCGATTCGATCCATGTCCGGACCGCCGGAGAGGACGACGCCGTCGGCGTCGACGGCTTCGGGCGGCGTGTCGTTGTCGATCAGCTCCGTGTCGACGCCGAGGTCGCGAAGCGCCCGGCGCTCTAAGTGGGTGAACTGTCCGTGATTGTCCACCACGACGATCTTCGTCATTGGGTGCTCGTAGCGGGTCACCCGGTAAAAGCGGTCCGAAAACCGATCCCGATTCCGGCGTCAGTGTCGGTCGACGCTGCCGGTCACTCATAACTGCTGCACAAATCGATGGGCGGGCTTTTGATTATCCACACTAATCCCGGCGTAGAGTATGGGTCGCACGAGTGTGGACGCAGGCGATATGCGGTGGGGGTGGACCTGCCCGCTGTGCGAGACGGACGTATCGGTCTCGAGAGATCCCGGTTCCGGGACCTTCCGATGGGAGTGTGACAACGGGGCGTGCGACGCGATCGGATTCGGCTTTAGCTCGCGGCGCAGGGCCCGACTCGCCCTCCGGGAGTATCGCGAACGGTATCGAAACATCTACCGCTAAGTGCGGCTCGAATCGGAAAAACAGCTATTCCAGAGACGGGGTTCCGGTACGTTTATGCGTTCGTCACCGGATGACAGACACATGCCAGTCGATCTCAGTGAATTCGACCATCCCTCGTGGCTCACTGCGGCAGGAACGGGCATCGGGTACGCACTGATTCTCGCAGTGCTAACGCTGGCCATGTTCATCGTGCCGTGGCTCGTCTTTTCCGCCCTGTAACGGACGGTATACTGTTGTAGCTCCGTCGAGTCCCTGGTCTCGAGTAGCGAGTCGTCGAGCAGATCCACCCTGGACGGCAACACTCATCACCGGCGGATCATCGACGGATCGAATCCACCGCCGAGACAGCTATCGACTGTCGATCTCTTCGTGAATCGACTCGCCGTCCCCCTCTTTTGACTCCCACTCCCATTCGTCCTCGACTCTGATGCGTCCATCATCGAGCAGTTCGACATCCCCGATAGAGTGTCCAGTAGCCGTCTCGTTGTTCTCGTTTATCTGAACGTACCGAATATCCCATTGCTCCCCATCGAAGGTCCCGACCAGGTGTCCATCGACGATCGCACCACCGGAGTAGTTCGCGTAGATTCGATTCCCGTCCTGTTCGAACTCGAATACGGTGTCTGCACCGACTTCTCCATCCTCGTCGTTTGCGACTCCGGCGAGTATCCGCCCGTCCAGGGAAATCTCCTTACCCATAAATTAGCGGCCGTGTCGAATAGAATAATGATTCCGATCGTCGGCACGCACACCCACTGCAGAGAGGTCTATGCCCGATCCCGTGGAATCAATACGAGCGGGGTCGAGTCCCTCGAGCGTTCGGTGGTACAAAGTCGCAGTCGCTCGAGCGAACGAAAAACGAAGAGAGAGAAATCGTCGTCGACCTCGAGTCAGCCGTTCAGGCGAAGGTTTTCGAGACCTCTTCGCCCTCGTCGGACTCGGCTTGGACCTTGTCCCAGGCGCTGCGGAAGTCCTCCATCCGGATCTCGGTGCGGTCGTCGCGGATGGCGAACATGCCGGCCTCGGTACAGACGGCCTTGATGTCGGCACCCGACGCCTCCTCGGCGTCGACCGCCAGTTCGGCGAAGTCGACGTCGTCGGCGACGTTCATCCCGCGGGTGTGGATCTCGAAGATGATCTCGCGACCCTCCGCGTTCGGCTTGGGCACCTCGATGAGGCGGTCGAACCGGCCGGGACGCAGGATGGCGCGGTCGAGCATGTCGAAGCGGTTGGTGGCGGCGATGATGCGGATCTCGCCGCGCTCCTCGAAGCCGTCCATCTCGGAGAGCAGCTGCATCATGGTCCGCTGGACCTCGGCGTCGCCCGAGGTCTTGGACTCGGTCCGCTTGGCGGCGATGGCGTCGATCTCGTCGATGAAGATGACGGCGGGCTCGTGCTCGCGGGCGACGTCGAAGAGGTCGCGGACGAGCTTTGCGCCCTCGCCGATGAACTTGTGGACCAGTTCCGAGCCGGCCATCTTGATGAAGGTGGCGTCGGTCTGGTTTGCGACGGCCTTAGCGAGCATCGTCTTCCCCGTGCCCGGCGGCCCGTAGAGGAGAACGCCGCTCGGCGGGTCGATGCCGACGTCGTCGAACATCTCTGGCTTCTCGAGGGGCATCTCGACGGTCTCGCGGACCTCCTGCATCTGCTCCTCGAGACCGCCGATGTCCTCGTAGCTGACGTCGGGGCTCTCGGTGACTTCCATCACGCGGGCGCGGACGTCGGTCTCGTTCGAGAGCGGCTTGACGATGGACAGCGAGTTGTTGACCGCGACCCGGGCGTCGGGCTCGATGTCCTCGCGCATCTCGTCGGTGACCTCGGTCAGGGCCTCCTGATTGTTCCCGTGTTGTTTGATGATGACGCCCTCGTCCGTGACTTCCTGGACGGTGGCGACGAACAGCGGGGACTGCTTGAGCTTCTTGTTCTCGTGCGTGAGCCGCTCGAGTTTCTGCTGGTACTTGTTGTTCTCGGCGTTGGCGTCGAGGAGCTTGTCGCGCATCTCCTCGTTTTGCGCCTCGAGGATCTCCAGCCGTTCCTCGAGTGACTGTATTTTCTCCTGTTGGGACGCCTCGTCCTCGTCGTATGGGAGGTCGACGTCGTCCACGGTGTCGCTCATCACCCGTTCTTTGGGTGCTGGTTCATAAGAGACTTCGGGTAGGTGCATTCGCGCTCGGTGTATAACTGTAGAGCATTAAATGGAATAGTAAATATTATCACCTCGTATTCGGAATGGGGAGGTAGGATGAGTACTTCAGAGCCGCTTCGACAGGAGACCAGCGAGCGCGGAACGTGGGACGATGTCCGGGACCTGCCCCCGAGCGCGAAACTCGTCGCGAAGGTCCTCGAGTACAACGAGACGATGACCCAACAACAGATCGCCGACGAGACGCTGCTGCCCTCCCGAACGGTCCGATACGCGCTGAACCGTCTCGACGAGGAGAACGTCATCGATTCGCGCTTTTCGTTCTCCGACGCCCGAAAGCGCCTCTACAGTCTCGACATTCAATCGTAACTGACGATCGGATCGCGACCGCTGCCGACTGGTTACTGACTCTCGCTTCGAGTCTTCTCCGTGTCGTCTCGAGATTTCGTCTCGATACTGCTGTCCGTTTTTCTGCAGTGGCACGGTCCCATCGACGGACCAATACGGCCGGCTCGCGGCCCGTCGTCAGTGTGCAACGGCGTGCCCTCAGTTCCGCGTGAATTATCGCCTTTACTTTCACTCCGGTGACGGAACCCCTTTAGGGCGGGCTCGCCAACGACTGGCCAATGACGCGGGTTATCCATACGGGCGATACCCACATCGGGTACCAGCAGTACAACTCGCCCGAGCGGCGACGGGACTTCCTCGAGGCCTTCCGATCGGTCGTC includes these proteins:
- a CDS encoding GMP synthase subunit A; protein product: MTKIVVVDNHGQFTHLERRALRDLGVDTELIDNDTPPEAVDADGVVLSGGPDMDRIGNSADYLEADIPVLGICLGMQLIAAELGGSVGSGEYGGYADVTVDIVDDDDPLTGSLHPETRVWASHADEVTELPEGFELTARSDVCDVEAMSDTDRDLYGVQWHPEVAHTEEGDEIFENFLAICESN
- the pan1 gene encoding proteasome-activating nucleotidase Pan1 — encoded protein: MSDTVDDVDLPYDEDEASQQEKIQSLEERLEILEAQNEEMRDKLLDANAENNKYQQKLERLTHENKKLKQSPLFVATVQEVTDEGVIIKQHGNNQEALTEVTDEMREDIEPDARVAVNNSLSIVKPLSNETDVRARVMEVTESPDVSYEDIGGLEEQMQEVRETVEMPLEKPEMFDDVGIDPPSGVLLYGPPGTGKTMLAKAVANQTDATFIKMAGSELVHKFIGEGAKLVRDLFDVAREHEPAVIFIDEIDAIAAKRTESKTSGDAEVQRTMMQLLSEMDGFEERGEIRIIAATNRFDMLDRAILRPGRFDRLIEVPKPNAEGREIIFEIHTRGMNVADDVDFAELAVDAEEASGADIKAVCTEAGMFAIRDDRTEIRMEDFRSAWDKVQAESDEGEEVSKTFA
- a CDS encoding ferritin-like domain-containing protein; this encodes MTIDSTEDLFVDGLKHAYHTEQRLVDALEELEQTSSNEELTSGFAEHREETQNHIDRLEEVFEQVDASAEGEEDPVVEGMIEAHEEFMDKDPSQEAIDRFNIAAGQKSEHYEIAVYGNLIPMADQLGMDDAADTLEQTLREEQDELETLSEMGEEFDYGELTVSE
- a CDS encoding MarR family transcriptional regulator, with protein sequence MSTSEPLRQETSERGTWDDVRDLPPSAKLVAKVLEYNETMTQQQIADETLLPSRTVRYALNRLDEENVIDSRFSFSDARKRLYSLDIQS